One [Clostridium] saccharolyticum WM1 DNA segment encodes these proteins:
- a CDS encoding glycoside hydrolase family 13 protein, with product MNSKWWKQAVIYQIYPKSFQDSNGDGIGDLQGIISRLDYLKKLGADALWLSPVCCSPQDDNGYDISDYQDIDPMFGNLEDMDELIEKAGKQGIRIIMDLVLNHTSDEHPWFKEAKKSKDNPYHDYYVWKDGVAGVVPNGLRACFGGPAWEWVPELGQYYFHQFSVKQPDLNWENPKVRREIQDMILWWMEKGIGGFRLDVIDCVAKDPDRLITADGPKLHTYIQELSRETFQKGDLVTVGEAWSANPESALLYSNPDGRELSMVFQFEHICLDQKKGGEKWDLAPLPFPELKRVLSAWQEALFCKGWNSLFWNNHDLPRIVSRWGNDKEYRVESAKMFAILLHGMQGTPYIYQGEELGMTNVRYHIEDYRDIEILNLYRERTEAGYKKSDVMESIYTKGRDNARTPMQWNQGKEAGFTEGTPWIKVNPNYTKINAEAALADDTSIFYLYQKLIELRKTYDVFADGKYRLLLPEDPDIFAYTRTLEKTVLLVVCNFYSNKVLLPLPKEFDCEKKLLASSYTDEGLPNELRPYEARMYLIG from the coding sequence ATGAACAGTAAATGGTGGAAACAAGCGGTTATCTATCAGATTTATCCCAAAAGCTTTCAGGACAGCAACGGGGATGGAATCGGAGATCTTCAAGGGATTATCTCCAGACTTGACTATTTGAAAAAGCTGGGAGCAGATGCTCTCTGGCTCTCCCCAGTCTGTTGTTCGCCTCAGGATGACAATGGGTATGATATATCGGATTATCAGGATATCGATCCCATGTTCGGGAATTTAGAGGACATGGATGAGCTGATAGAAAAGGCAGGAAAGCAGGGGATCCGCATCATCATGGACCTCGTTTTAAATCATACTTCGGATGAACATCCATGGTTCAAAGAAGCGAAAAAAAGTAAGGATAACCCCTATCACGATTATTATGTATGGAAGGATGGGGTTGCAGGAGTTGTGCCCAATGGGTTAAGGGCTTGTTTTGGCGGCCCGGCCTGGGAATGGGTTCCGGAACTTGGGCAATACTATTTTCATCAGTTTTCAGTAAAGCAGCCGGATCTTAACTGGGAAAATCCGAAGGTACGCCGGGAAATCCAGGATATGATTCTTTGGTGGATGGAGAAAGGAATCGGCGGATTCCGGCTGGATGTCATCGACTGTGTGGCAAAGGATCCTGACCGGCTGATCACAGCAGACGGGCCAAAGCTCCATACCTATATACAGGAGTTAAGCAGGGAGACCTTTCAGAAAGGAGATCTTGTCACCGTAGGGGAAGCATGGAGTGCAAATCCGGAAAGTGCCCTGCTTTACAGCAATCCGGATGGCAGGGAACTTTCCATGGTATTCCAGTTTGAGCATATCTGCCTTGACCAGAAAAAGGGCGGAGAAAAATGGGATTTGGCACCTCTTCCATTTCCGGAATTAAAGCGTGTCCTATCCGCCTGGCAGGAAGCCCTTTTCTGCAAGGGCTGGAACAGCCTGTTCTGGAACAACCATGACCTGCCGAGAATCGTATCCCGCTGGGGAAATGATAAGGAATACCGGGTGGAATCAGCCAAGATGTTTGCAATACTCCTTCATGGAATGCAAGGCACCCCCTATATCTACCAGGGCGAAGAACTTGGGATGACCAACGTAAGATATCATATAGAAGATTACCGGGATATAGAGATTTTAAATTTATACCGGGAAAGAACCGAAGCCGGATATAAAAAATCCGATGTCATGGAGTCAATCTATACAAAAGGGAGGGATAATGCCAGAACGCCCATGCAGTGGAATCAGGGCAAAGAAGCTGGGTTTACAGAGGGAACTCCCTGGATCAAGGTGAATCCAAACTATACAAAAATCAATGCAGAGGCTGCTCTGGCAGATGATACTTCTATTTTTTACCTTTACCAGAAGCTGATTGAGTTAAGGAAAACCTACGATGTATTCGCAGACGGGAAATACCGGCTTCTGCTGCCTGAGGATCCTGACATCTTTGCCTATACCCGTACACTGGAAAAAACTGTCTTGCTGGTGGTATGCAACTTTTACAGCAACAAGGTCTTGCTTCCGCTTCCCAAAGAATTTGACTGTGAGAAAAAGCTGCTGGCCAGTTCCTATACGGATGAGGGCCTGCCGAATGAGCTCAGGCCCTATGAAGCCAGAATGTATCTGATCGGGTGA